From the genome of Amyelois transitella isolate CPQ chromosome 16, ilAmyTran1.1, whole genome shotgun sequence, one region includes:
- the LOC132902653 gene encoding uncharacterized protein LOC132902653 — translation MSRRQRKSERSLCTPEQWLNAKTRVEAGESKRSVAKSLGMHEATLRKRLKRSSPAASLGRYSQTFSSEMETELCNYIKKIDNMFYGLTTQKIREIAYDFAEKNGLEHRFNKEKKMAGTEWLRLFLKRHPDLSLRAPTSTSVARAIGFNKPQCDRYFENLAKLLDSYKFPPHAIYNMDETGISTVPNKAPKVISIKGKRCVNKISSAERGINVTLVNAVNAAGNFIPPAFIFPRKRMKAELLDGAPPSSIGMVSDSSYINSSLFVDWLSHFKYHAKPCKDNPVLLILDNHTSHCTLDAVNFFRENHIHALTIPPHSSHKTQPLDRCIHNSLKIFYASECEKWLRNHPGRVITVYQIAQILTPAYLKAATPANGIQSFKISGIQPFNPDIFGEEDFLASAVTERPLTESLSTQIPQSADDLPENMPLPEFDETHVSQSADDLPENMPSAESNEHRFPN, via the coding sequence ATGTCTAGACGTCAAAGaaaaagcgaaagaagtcTTTGTACTCCAGAACAGTGGCTCAACGCTAAAACACGCGTTGAGGCAGGCGAATCAAAGAGGTCAGTTGCTAAATCCTTGGGGATGCATGAAGCCACCTTGCGTAAGAGGCTGAAGAGATCCTCTCCAGCTGCAAGTTTGGGTAGGTACTCACAAACCTTTTCCAGTGAAATGGAAACAGAGCTCtgcaattatataaaaaaaatagataacaTGTTCTATGGATTAACAACTCAAAAAATACGAGAAATTGCTTATGATTTTGCTGAAAAGAATGGATTAGAACATCgtttcaataaagaaaaaaaaatggctggTACAGAGTGGCTCCGACTTTTTTTGAAACGGCACCCAGATTTGTCGTTACGAGCACCTACTTCCACCAGCGTCGCTCGTGCAATAGGCTTTAATAAGCCCCAATGCGATCGCTATTTCGAAAATCTGGCGAAATTGTTAGACTCATACAAGTTCCCTCCTCATGCAATTTATAATATGGACGAAACCGGAATTTCCACAGTGCCAAATAAAGCTCCAAAGGTGATATCTATAAAAGGGAAGCGTTGCGTGAACAAGATTTCCagtgctgaacgtggcatcaATGTAACCCTCGTGAATGCAGTTAATGCAGCAGGGAATTTTATACCACCAGCCTTCATATTTCCACGCAAACGTATGAAGGCCGAGCTTTTGGATGGAGCCCCACCTTCCTCTATAGGAATGGTGTCAGATTCGAGTTACATCAACAGTTCTTTGTTTGTCGATTGGTTATCTCATTTTAAATACCACGCAAAACCTTGCAAAGATAATCCAGTACTATTAATACTCGATAACCACACGTCACACTGCACATTAGACGCGGTCAATTTTTTCCGGGAAAACCACATTCACGCCTTGACAATCCCTCCTCACAGTAGTCATAAAACTCAACCACTCGATCGCTGCATCCATAACAGcctcaaaattttttatgcaTCAGAGTGTGAAAAATGGTTGCGTAACCATCCTGGTCGAGTGATAACCGTTTATCAGATTGCTCAAATATTGACTCCGGCTTACCTTAAAGCGGCTACCCCCGCAAATGGCATCCAGAGTTTCAAGATATCCGGAATTCAACCGTTCAACCCGGACATTTTTGGAGAAGAAGATTTCTTAGCTAGTGCAGTGACAGAAAGACCACTGACAGAATCTCTTTCAACACAGATTCCTCAATCGGCTGATGATCTGCCAGAAAATATGCCTTTGCCAGAATTCGATGAAACACATGTTTCTCAATCAGCTGATGATCTGCCTGAAAACATGCCTTCGGCAGAATCTAATGAACACAGATTTCCCAACTGA